From Gimesia panareensis, the proteins below share one genomic window:
- a CDS encoding DTW domain-containing protein — protein MSASHPPTIIVVHPKERKSKCTVQPLRQRDDFVFWKFPRKEPEKLTSYVRLGMGGPEISRADADKGLLVLDGTWRLAEKMEADYQELPVRSLPVWETAYPRVSKQFEDPTAGLATIEAIFIAYHLMGYETEGLLEGYYWADEFLKRNRERLELSE, from the coding sequence GTGTCTGCTTCCCATCCCCCCACGATCATCGTTGTCCATCCCAAAGAACGAAAAAGTAAATGCACCGTGCAACCCCTGCGCCAGCGGGATGATTTTGTCTTCTGGAAGTTTCCCCGCAAAGAACCTGAGAAACTGACCTCTTATGTGCGTCTCGGAATGGGAGGCCCGGAAATCAGCCGGGCTGACGCCGATAAGGGGCTGCTGGTACTGGATGGCACCTGGCGTCTGGCGGAAAAGATGGAAGCGGATTACCAGGAGTTACCCGTCCGCAGTCTGCCCGTCTGGGAAACCGCTTATCCGCGCGTCTCGAAACAGTTCGAAGATCCTACCGCCGGGCTGGCCACGATCGAAGCGATCTTTATCGCCTACCATCTGATGGGCTATGAGACAGAAGGGCTGCTCGAAGGTTATTACTGGGCCGACGAATTTCTGAAACGCAACCGCGAGCGGCTTGAACTCTCAGAGTAA
- the amt gene encoding ammonium transporter, which translates to MNLHQQIDIIWILICSIFVLFMQAGFCCLESGLSRSKNSIHVAIKNIVDVSLVGVLFWIFGFGLMFGTTTGGLIGTSHFPFMTQESNVFLSAFFLFQLMLCATAATIASGASAERMRFTAYLILAVVLGGVIYPVFGHWVWTSHFAGKAPGWLEMLGFRDFSGSTVVHSIGAWAALASIMIIGPRNGRFEQEQTARKFKGHNLTLATTGVFILWIGWFGFNGGSEFGFTAHVPQILINTFLASAFGAITLLVWQFYQRKQIEIENILNGLLAALVASSASCDVVSPISAVVIGIVAAIVMEASSWLLERCRLDDTIGVIPVHGFAGVWGTLAVALFIPAEMLTRTRFEQFCVQLLGCTICFIWCFSFCWVTLRVVSKFMRLRVTSEEEEMGLNMAEHGATTEMYDLLNSMEQHIQGDSTPIEDLDEYSDVGLIARQYNRVTQVRDQALSQLQDRTDKLEQARSELEVQAAHLRQASLDAEAASRAKSEFLANMSHEIRTPMTAVLGYTDVLLEESWGRPSSIKLIEVIQRNGNYLLDLINDILDLSKIESGSLTIETIPFSLMEKLQEIQALMNVRAELQEIDFTLTFAGKVPVEIQSDPTRLKQILINLIGNAIKFTPDGGSVSVETSCLNAEAHEPILQFKIKDTGIGMTADQVAGLYQPFVQADSSTTRKFGGTGLGLAISKRLAEMLGGDLTCESTPDVGTTFTLQIRIGDAESLKFHADPQAALVAASQKTSLPAQQPVQTSVRQCRVLLAEDGEDNQRLISMLLKKEGAEVQLAENGEIAVHHALDAQEQGNPFDVILMDMSMPVLDGYGATRKLRAEGCTLPIIALTAHAMSGDREKCMAAGCTDYATKPVKREKLRQLIETYQQTAPVGTDQD; encoded by the coding sequence ATGAATCTCCATCAGCAAATTGACATTATCTGGATCCTGATCTGCAGCATCTTTGTGCTGTTTATGCAGGCGGGGTTCTGCTGCCTGGAATCGGGGCTGTCCCGTTCCAAGAACAGCATTCATGTGGCGATCAAGAATATCGTTGATGTCAGTCTCGTGGGGGTGCTGTTCTGGATCTTCGGCTTTGGTCTGATGTTCGGGACGACGACCGGCGGTCTGATTGGGACATCCCACTTCCCGTTTATGACTCAGGAATCGAATGTATTTCTGTCGGCGTTCTTCCTGTTTCAACTGATGCTCTGCGCGACGGCGGCGACGATTGCTTCAGGCGCCTCAGCAGAGCGCATGCGATTTACCGCCTACCTGATTCTGGCAGTCGTGCTGGGGGGCGTGATCTACCCGGTTTTCGGACACTGGGTGTGGACCAGTCATTTCGCGGGGAAAGCGCCGGGCTGGCTGGAGATGCTGGGCTTTCGTGATTTCAGTGGATCGACGGTCGTGCATTCGATTGGTGCCTGGGCGGCCCTGGCTTCGATCATGATCATCGGGCCGCGCAACGGTCGATTTGAGCAGGAACAAACCGCACGAAAATTCAAAGGACATAATCTGACACTGGCAACGACCGGGGTGTTTATTCTCTGGATCGGCTGGTTCGGATTCAACGGGGGAAGTGAATTCGGATTTACAGCCCACGTGCCCCAGATTCTGATTAATACGTTTCTGGCGTCTGCCTTTGGGGCAATTACTTTATTGGTCTGGCAGTTCTACCAGCGGAAACAGATTGAAATTGAAAACATTCTGAACGGCCTGCTGGCCGCACTGGTTGCCAGCAGTGCCAGCTGCGATGTCGTTTCTCCCATTTCAGCTGTGGTAATTGGGATCGTCGCTGCGATCGTGATGGAAGCCAGCAGCTGGTTGCTGGAACGGTGTCGGCTGGATGATACGATCGGCGTAATTCCCGTGCATGGTTTTGCCGGTGTCTGGGGGACCCTGGCGGTTGCCCTGTTTATTCCGGCGGAAATGTTGACCCGAACGCGATTCGAACAGTTCTGTGTGCAGTTGCTGGGTTGCACGATCTGTTTTATCTGGTGCTTCTCTTTCTGCTGGGTGACCCTGCGGGTGGTCAGTAAATTCATGCGATTGCGTGTGACCTCCGAAGAGGAAGAGATGGGCCTGAATATGGCAGAGCACGGTGCGACGACCGAAATGTACGATCTGCTCAATTCCATGGAACAGCATATCCAGGGAGATTCGACTCCGATTGAAGATCTGGATGAATACAGTGACGTGGGGCTGATTGCCCGCCAGTATAACCGGGTGACCCAGGTGCGAGACCAGGCACTCAGTCAATTACAGGACCGTACGGATAAACTGGAACAGGCCCGGAGTGAGCTCGAAGTACAGGCTGCACATCTACGGCAGGCTTCACTGGATGCGGAAGCGGCTTCCCGCGCCAAAAGCGAATTTCTGGCGAACATGAGCCACGAAATCCGCACGCCGATGACGGCGGTACTGGGTTATACCGATGTGCTGCTGGAAGAGAGCTGGGGACGTCCGAGCTCCATCAAATTAATCGAAGTCATTCAACGGAATGGAAATTACCTGCTGGATCTGATCAATGATATTCTGGATCTCTCCAAAATTGAATCGGGGAGCCTGACCATTGAGACGATCCCCTTCTCACTGATGGAAAAACTGCAGGAAATCCAGGCGCTGATGAATGTGCGGGCGGAACTTCAGGAAATTGATTTTACCCTGACTTTTGCAGGCAAAGTTCCTGTCGAGATCCAAAGTGATCCTACGCGTCTCAAACAGATTCTGATTAACCTGATTGGGAATGCGATCAAGTTCACTCCCGACGGAGGGAGCGTCTCGGTAGAAACATCCTGCCTGAACGCCGAAGCTCACGAACCGATACTGCAGTTCAAAATTAAAGATACGGGCATCGGCATGACCGCCGATCAAGTTGCTGGATTGTATCAGCCCTTCGTCCAGGCCGATTCCTCGACCACTCGGAAATTCGGGGGGACTGGACTGGGGCTGGCAATCAGCAAGCGGCTGGCCGAGATGCTGGGTGGTGACCTGACGTGTGAAAGTACTCCGGATGTGGGGACGACATTCACCCTGCAGATCCGGATCGGTGATGCTGAATCACTCAAGTTTCATGCTGACCCGCAGGCTGCACTTGTGGCTGCTTCTCAGAAAACCAGCCTCCCTGCCCAGCAACCGGTGCAGACTTCTGTCCGTCAATGCAGGGTCCTGCTGGCGGAAGATGGCGAAGACAACCAGCGGCTGATTTCCATGTTGCTCAAAAAAGAAGGTGCCGAGGTGCAGCTGGCAGAAAACGGCGAAATTGCCGTTCACCACGCCCTTGATGCACAGGAACAGGGGAATCCCTTCGATGTGATTCTGATGGATATGTCGATGCCGGTCCTGGATGGATACGGGGCAACCCGCAAGTTGCGTGCGGAGGGTTGTACTCTGCCGATCATTGCCTTGACCGCACATGCGATGAGTGGCGACCGCGAGAAATGCATGGCAGCGGGTTGTACGGACTATGCCACCAAGCCAGTCAAACGGGAAAAACTGCGGCAGCTGATCGAGACCTATCAGCAGACGGCTCCGGTCGGTACTGATCAGGATTAA